ATTAAtcatttaatctattaaaaattaaaaaatcaattaagttaaatgtatattttaatacaaaaagattaaataatgaaaattttgatttttttctttcgaaaTCTAAATATCTGATCCCGATCCGAATTAAtcgaacccgaactaaaaatacgcGAATCCGGCCCGAAGTATAGAAGTaccgaacgggttctatatcCCTAtaccgaaaatccgaaataccctaTCCGAATCCGAACGTCCACCCCTATGCTTTAGTACTTTACAAATTGTTTTgtagaatttgatttttttttttttttttttgtattcgaagtggacataattaaaaaaaacaatattagaATCGGTTTGGTACGGTTTAGCCAAATCCAAACCTAAGCTTCTTTTGGACCCTTGGCCGCTGATTTAGCCTTAAGATCTCCGACACTAACCAAAAGACTATAAGGATTGTGTTTTACCTCGACGGCGTTGACAAGTGTAATGTACACAAGGAATGTATATGAGTATATCGCTCCCCACTTCCGGTAGAGTAGAAGATGAATGTAACCGTAGTCCAGAACCACATTTTTTTGTAGAGTATCTATCATATGCATGTATATTCAAACTATATGTGGACATTAGAACATACTCTAGAATGTAACCGGTTTTTATCGGTTCTTTTGCCCACCCTTAGTAGTAGTAAGCAAATACCGGTTTAACAAGCCTAAACCAATAGAGAAATGTCAGAAATTGGAGTAAACCGATTAAAGGAAATTATAAacagacaaaacaaaacaaaacaaaaagaaggaaATTCAAGGAATGTTTACTTGTTTCATTTTTATGTACCAAACTATATTGTAAACTTCCTCCATGAGGATCACCTTGCTTCATCAATATAAAGGAATctttgtcggaaaaaaaaaagtaaattcaAATTATCAGCTGATCCTAATTAGTATTGAAAAAAGAAttctcataaatataaaattatagaaaggaAAATTATAAACcgataaaacaaaaagaaaggaaaaatttAAGTTAATCCTAATTAATATTGGGAAAGGAATtctcataaatattaaaactttactCCGATCCGACCAAACTCTTTTTTTGCAACCCGACCAAACTAAACTCTTTGTAATCAAAGTGAATCAATGGAGGAAGAAAGACGGGAATCATCGCCACCGCCGGCCAAGAAGATGAAAGTGTCTCCGTCGTCGTCTGGGTTATGGTCGCTGCCAGACGAGGTGGCAGTAAACTGCCTGGCACAGATCTCGAGATTCGACCTGGCGGCCTTAGCAATCGCCTCAAAGATCCACCGCTCTCTCGTGTCTTCCCGTGAGCTCTTGGAACTGAGACGGCGGAAGGGTTGCACCGAGACGTGTTTCTACGTATGCATGCGCATATCTCCTGACCCGATCCGCCCACCACGTTGGTTCATCCTCAGCCCTCACCATCGCCTGAACCCGATCCCGTGGAACCCCTCCCAGGCCTCGGAATCGTCCTCCTACGTGGCGGTGGACGGAGGGATCTACGTTTTGGGTGGACTCATAGACGGCCGCCACCGCACTCGAGATGTCTGGTTCCTAGATTGTTTCTATCACACGTGGACACGCGTCCCGTCCATGAAGATGCCTCGTGCTTCCGCATCAGCGAACCTCGTCGAGGGGAAGATATACGTTTCTGGAGGGTGTGTAGAGGAGAAAGCTAATCCCACAAACTGGTCAGAGGTTTTCGATATAAAGACCCAAACTTGGGGTCACTGGTATCTCCCCAAGTTGCGATTCAGTATCTGCCAGAGTGTGGTgatagaggaggagaagaaggttTACGTTGTTGACGAGGGGCGTCGAAGCTTCTACTTATTGCCGAGTGAGTGTTTGTTTTGGAGGTTCAACAAAACAATTTGCGACTTTATTCCGGGAACCAGAAACGATTGGTGTGCTATAGGGAAGCTTTTGTTCTGTCGTGGTACTTGCGGGAGAATACTGTGGTGTGAGCCTAATGAGTTGCGTTGGAAACCAGTCAAGGGTTTGGAAGAGCTTTATGATATTTGCAGACTCAGCAGCAACTCTGCTGGAAACATTGTCATCTTCTGGAACTCCCTTCTTTGTCAGACTTGGCTTTGGTCTGCCGAGATTTCCTTGCGGAGGGAACAAGACGAGATTTGGGGTAAGATGGAATGGTCCGATGCTGTCTTCAAACTTGATTCTCTCTCACACTCATCTAAGATCTTATACTCTGCTTCTGTTCTTGTGTCTGCTAAATGAATCTTTGTTTTCATTCTCTTTGTGCACTATGGTATCAATTCCGTAGGATGtcagtttttaagtttttgtcacaaaaatagtcttAAAAAAACGATCAAAATagcatctttttattttgaaacttttaatatttattttttatttttttaatttgaagcTCTATCCCCAAAACCCCAACTCTCGACTCTAAActttaagtctagattagttaaccttaaaggtaaaaatacatttgtatcCTTTAATAAATTGGTCATTTTTTTcgttgaaaactatttttgtgacaaaaacttaaaaaaatcatcttagagcatctccaaaaaacactttataacttcaaatgtaaagttttttgctctccaaaaaggaacttcaaaacttcaaatttgaagttctatatttgaaatttcactattcaaaacttcaaatttaaagattcatatttttatttgcattttggtcccaACTATCACACATCacctttatgattcataaatattttattatttattgttttaattcttaaaaaaattatatctcatatatatatatatattaattttcgtttacagattttaaattttacacataaaattaaataaaactttaaaataatatttaaaatattttaaactagatttagacaacaataatatacaaaagaaacttaacaatttttttaaaaaaaaattacacgaagacataactattacacaaatttaaatattacaaaaacattaatagtcaggtaagtttgatccggaaccttcaaaattttcaaatattgtccaaatttTTTGTATAACTGAagatgtttgttgttgttgtttttgatgtatttttcgtacaattttttattgttcatatcaaatatattcacgagtatttATATCATCGAAAaaattagtcttttagcaatattttatgtttctcttttactttcttgttccgttcttatgtatttacaagtatcaatatcacccgatttcaacaacttttggctcgtaatctacaaagtaaaaccgaggagagccatttttacttcgaaatgcactaataG
This region of Brassica napus cultivar Da-Ae chromosome C5, Da-Ae, whole genome shotgun sequence genomic DNA includes:
- the LOC106378473 gene encoding putative F-box/kelch-repeat protein At3g46050 yields the protein MEEERRESSPPPAKKMKVSPSSSGLWSLPDEVAVNCLAQISRFDLAALAIASKIHRSLVSSRELLELRRRKGCTETCFYVCMRISPDPIRPPRWFILSPHHRLNPIPWNPSQASESSSYVAVDGGIYVLGGLIDGRHRTRDVWFLDCFYHTWTRVPSMKMPRASASANLVEGKIYVSGGCVEEKANPTNWSEVFDIKTQTWGHWYLPKLRFSICQSVVIEEEKKVYVVDEGRRSFYLLPSECLFWRFNKTICDFIPGTRNDWCAIGKLLFCRGTCGRILWCEPNELRWKPVKGLEELYDICRLSSNSAGNIVIFWNSLLCQTWLWSAEISLRREQDEIWGKMEWSDAVFKLDSLSHSSKILYSASVLVSAK